The following proteins come from a genomic window of Micromonospora echinofusca:
- a CDS encoding SulP family inorganic anion transporter — protein MSQALGLRERFLGLLPPRADWQAVRRSPRRDLLAGLTVAVVALPLALAFGVTSGLGAQAGLVTAVVAGAVAAVFGGSHLQVSGPTGAMTVVLVPVVQQFGPTGVLMVGALAGLVLIALALARLGRYVHYLPVPVIEGFTAGIAVVIALQQVPAALGVTDAHGDRVWAVAADAVARFVADPRPVPIAMALGVAAVMLLGARWRPGWPFSLLGVAAATVVAETAPVELARIGALPAGLPAPSLSFLDLDAVGVLLPSALAVAALAALESLLSATVADGMTVGQRHDPDRELFGQGLANLAAPAFGGIPATAAIARTAVNVRAGAGSKLAALTHAVALAGIVLAAAPLVGRIPLAALAGVLLATTVRMVEAGSLWALARATRGDALVLVLTFAVTVALDLVTAVAVGVGVAIVIALRAVARTARVEQVALDPGEHSAEERALLADHIVAYRLDGPLFFAAAHNFLLQLSDVADVRVVILRMSRVTTLDATGAQVLGDAILRLSERGITVLLSGIDPGHDQVLATLGVADRLRREGLVFPDTPAAIRYARTVVLPDPVASR, from the coding sequence CGGCGTCACCTCCGGGCTCGGGGCGCAGGCCGGGCTGGTGACGGCGGTGGTGGCCGGCGCCGTCGCTGCCGTCTTCGGCGGCTCCCACCTCCAGGTCTCCGGGCCGACCGGGGCGATGACCGTGGTGCTGGTGCCGGTGGTCCAGCAGTTCGGCCCCACCGGTGTGCTGATGGTCGGGGCGCTGGCCGGGCTGGTGCTGATCGCGCTGGCCCTCGCCCGCCTCGGCCGGTACGTCCACTACCTCCCCGTCCCCGTGATCGAGGGATTCACCGCCGGCATCGCGGTGGTCATCGCCCTGCAACAGGTGCCGGCGGCGCTCGGGGTGACCGACGCGCACGGCGACCGCGTCTGGGCCGTGGCCGCCGACGCGGTCGCCCGGTTCGTCGCGGACCCGCGGCCGGTCCCGATCGCGATGGCCCTCGGCGTCGCGGCGGTGATGCTGCTCGGCGCCCGCTGGCGTCCCGGCTGGCCGTTCTCCCTGCTCGGGGTGGCCGCCGCGACGGTCGTGGCCGAGACCGCCCCGGTCGAGCTGGCCCGCATCGGTGCCCTGCCCGCCGGCCTGCCCGCGCCCTCGCTGTCCTTCCTCGACCTCGACGCCGTCGGGGTCCTGCTGCCCTCCGCCCTCGCGGTCGCCGCGCTGGCCGCCCTGGAGAGCCTGCTCTCCGCCACCGTGGCGGACGGGATGACGGTCGGCCAGCGCCACGACCCCGACCGCGAGCTGTTCGGCCAGGGGCTGGCCAACCTCGCCGCCCCGGCGTTCGGCGGGATCCCGGCCACCGCCGCCATCGCCCGTACGGCGGTGAACGTGCGTGCCGGCGCCGGCTCGAAGCTGGCCGCGCTCACCCACGCCGTCGCCCTCGCCGGGATCGTGCTGGCCGCCGCCCCGCTGGTCGGCCGGATCCCCCTCGCCGCCCTGGCCGGCGTCCTGCTGGCCACCACCGTCCGGATGGTCGAGGCCGGGTCGCTCTGGGCGCTGGCCCGCGCCACCCGGGGCGACGCCCTCGTGCTGGTGCTCACCTTCGCGGTCACGGTGGCGCTGGACCTGGTGACCGCCGTGGCGGTCGGGGTGGGCGTGGCGATCGTGATCGCCCTCCGCGCGGTGGCCCGTACGGCCCGCGTGGAACAGGTCGCCCTCGACCCCGGCGAGCACAGCGCCGAGGAGCGTGCCCTGCTCGCCGACCACATCGTGGCCTACCGGCTGGACGGCCCGCTCTTCTTCGCCGCCGCGCACAACTTCCTGCTCCAACTCTCCGACGTGGCCGACGTGCGCGTGGTGATCCTGCGGATGTCCCGGGTGACCACCCTCGACGCCACCGGCGCGCAGGTGCTCGGCGACGCCATCCTCCGGCTTTCCGAACGCGGCATCACCGTGCTGCTCTCCGGCATCGACCCCGGCCACGACCAGGTGCTGGCCACCCTCGGCGTCGCCGACCGGCTGCGCCGCGAGGGCCTGGTCTTCCCCGACACCCCGGCCGCCATCCGGTACGCCCGCACCGTCGTGCTGCCCGACCCCGTGGCGTCGCGCTGA